One Bombus pascuorum chromosome 4, iyBomPasc1.1, whole genome shotgun sequence DNA segment encodes these proteins:
- the LOC132905824 gene encoding protein still life, isoform SIF type 1 isoform X2, translating into MGNKLSCSCAPLIRKAYRYEDSPWQAGARGGMGGSGGRRGDTGHLLRLWAEVFHVSASGAGTVKWQQVSEDLVPVNITCIQDSPECIFHITAYNSQVDKILDVRLVQPGTRIGQASECFVYWKDTMTNDTWGLNFTSPIDAKQFRECCSPSFKISRKASSSYSLKLEPPNKQKIKTRRKPLSTPASPSRSREPQCTCMTPEQLARFRSQEARYRGFCGTSTLPRTMARSTEVEMTPARDKITAATSSASLYDNVNNANVTPGKTPKAGESKQKEKQNETCQTTPKTANVGIETVTVGSQIDSPEEKGAAVSPKKGQKQSQDSSTQQNSTEMLKSEGTQAGGTLQNKSLRKEQLHHTKSADYTDLEMQNGNIFNIVNNNHSGKKSKSKSTDDMRIENAQNGGISLDSNTLKRMLKPMSSIDSPVTSPEMTRKRHSHHNYHYHPSNNNQKYVMQETENENCAHLYRAPYNNKFQASRSVHDMGRQYTGSRARTYLDSERNRCTGDMSPPSDNVIFDNQCYATTPSSSNGNSDMEQPTHCSSRRCNGGQAYQQQNMQSVSTPGSPTSRLLLEYEMHLRNTLAKGMDAESYSLRTFEALLTQSMEDLEFAKNIPLNIQRTPHVSRRRPGSNKSSTLPLSYRYCNERQNSKDRDGYYSDRNEMIREKRDREIDRDRGYLSDYNSRCTSCVGESARAQWFRHSDGWQSGSSTLGSGASSSMNPSYVGHKRDSPWDSLPSLRHEGSLNDSGYKSNRTDSLEQRGTFDRQDSVRSDYMSDRDGRYGIVQQASLESTDSRICYLTSSEMSDDDKMSLTTAVSDDDDGESVINSPYRGKQTGTAAASFNCTGAVRKAGFLSVKKWLLRKKHQIELARKRGWKGYWVCLKGTTLLFYPCDSQESRAMEAAPKHLIIVDGAIMQPIPEHPKRDYIFCLSTAFGDAYLFQAPCQVELENWVNSIHSACAAAFARHRGKTGTLHLLQEEIFRLEKAIESDHKLKHMADLQQSVVSDVETKQQINNQIVQWEENLERLHCEQFRLRCYMASLQSGELPNPKSLLTHVSRATKQTLNKLGVFTVSSFHAFICARSPSLLNNLLAGRGATKRRPPLLSRSNSGSSRRSLQISSRDDEKTVKVYVPENQLVSVFVRDAMTVEEFLASACNRKNLNPMEHFVRVKKRRDMEDHNYFVPHRTDMIETYLHTHEIVEVCAKILYQVELQRNTLEQMWGFSVEAELIENSDRQDELCCYVSRVEDKSVAMQNGIIKGDEIMVINGAIVSDLDMMYLESVLQEEVGLCMMMRSSRTEPPDLTGIMRVTDDIIESLVCPPPPSDPPVISEEMISGLIVPAPGWSKESIAQECTSAAHMENGKQTSRTNSFEIENLLKTAEQVTGICRSPGETRKSSPTGSVVSSHSQAMTPSRQLSDAEKLKKVILELIETERTYVKNLNNLLENYLEPLKRETFLSNAEINALFGNIQEIVTFQRQFLQNLDHAIEMEVDFNNFDHPSQFKGVLFSIGSAFLYYVNHFKLYSSFCASHSKAQKVLHPNEGNQALQEFLQARNPRQQHSSTLESYLIKPIQRILKYPLLLQQLRNLTDERSEEHQHLIEALKGMEKVAEHINEMQRIHEEYGAIFDHLFRQHQKSCKQPIDLSPGDLLYYGGVEWLNISDFLGKIKKGLELHAMCFVFKSAVVFLCKERLRQKKKLMGVSTKANSSEVEIIRYQVLIPVTEVQVRASSAKDMESHFLWELIHLRSQLQRRSEKVYVLSNSTTEFRNAFLRTIRQIIRESVRNMSIPSTKQNLSQPPITISPRMSTGHVEKFEKQSASQGQNGSNSSAVTTGTLSKKTVKSQILPTSHNVKRKYSQSKQTVEHESSEDKDTEEPAGAINQQQTTFRSRSKTISDTSGEVKVEMDPGTKSEGEEDSQAFLGEKKANLGRTPNHLTLSTTSTISAGSTGSQARLIQSSHQPENYQPIAVKELGSPIWKPRELPSLGESTTLPRKGKSASEFGDISSSHSASRKSLIEINNCAQQSNCNNHV; encoded by the exons ATGGGCAATAAGTTGTCTTGCAGTTGTGCTCCTCTTATCAGAAAGGCTTATCGTTACGAGGATTCACCATGGCAGGCTGGCGCGAGGGGCGGAATGGGCGGCAGCGGAGGTCGCAGGGGTGACACTGGCCACTTGCTCAG acTGTGGGCCGAAGTGTTCCATGTAAGTGCCAGTGGAGCAGGGACTGTAAAGTGGCAGCAGGTCTCCGAGGATTTAGTTCCTGTAAATATCACATGCATTCAAGATTCGCCAGAATGTATTTTCCATATTACCGCATACAACAGTCAGGTGGACAAAATTTTGGATGTACGATTAGTTCAACCAG gTACACGTATCGGACAAGCATCAGAGTGTTTTGTTTACTGGAAAGATACAATGACCAACGATACGTGGGGATTGAATTTTACTTCTCCGATAGATGCTAAACAATTCAGAGAATGTTGC TCACCGTCGTTCAAGATTTCAAGGAAAGCGTCCTCTTCTTACTCGTTGAAGCTTGAGCCACCTAACAAACAAAAGATCAAAACCCGGAGAAAGCCCTTATCGACACCGGCATCACCGAGTAGATCCAGGGAACCTCAATGCACTTGTATGACCCCAGAACAACTTGCCAGGTTTCGAAGCCAAGAAGCTAGATATCGAGGCTTTTGTG GTACTTCTACACTTCCGCGAACTATGGCACGATCCACGGAAGTTGAAATGACACCAGCTCGTGATAAAATAACTGCAGCAACATCCAGTGCGTCCCTCTACGACAACGTTAACAATGCGAATGTAACGCCAGGAAAAACACCGAAAGCAGGCGAATCAAAGCAAAAGgagaaacaaaatgaaacCTGTCAAACTACACCAAAGACGGCAAACGTAGGAATCGAAACAGTCACCGTTGGATCACAG ATCGATAGCCCGGAAGAAAAAGGCGCTGCAGTTTCTCCGAAGAAAGGTCAGAAGCAAAGTCAAGATTCGTCTACTCAACAAAATAGTACTGAAATGTTAAAATCAGAGGGTACACAAGCCGGTGGtactttacaaaataaatctttaCGAAAAGAGCAATTACATCATACAAAGTCTGCTGATTATACAGACTTGGAAATGCAAAATGGCAATATCTTTAACATAGTGAACAATAATCACAGTGGAAAGAAATCAAAAAGCAAGAGTACGGATGATATGAGGATTGAAAATGCACAGAACGGTGGAATTAGTTTAGATTCGAATACCTTGAAAAGAATGCTGAAACCAATGTCGAGTATCGATAGTCCCGTTACATCCCCAGAGATGACCAGAAAGAGGCATAGCCATCATAATTATCATTACCACCCAAGCAATAACAATCAGAAATACGTTATGCAAGAgactgaaaatgaaaattgtgcGCATCTATATCGAGCAccatataataacaaattccAGGCATCTAGAAGCGTGCATGACATGGGACGTCAGTACACTG GCAGCAGAGCCAGGACCTATTTAGATTCGGAACGTAATCGATGCACAGGTGATATGTCGCCGCCATCGGATAATGTCATCTTCGATAATCAGTGTTACGCGACCACGCCAAGTTCGTCGAATGGAAACTCGGATATGGAACAACCGACTCACTGCAGTTCGCGTCGTTGCAATGGTGGTCAGGCGTATCAACAACAAAACATGCAATCTGTATCAACACCTGGTAGTCCAACTAGTAGGCTACTTCTCGAATATGAGATGCATCTGAGGAATACTTTGGCCAAGGGTATGGATGCCGAAAGCTACAGTTTGCGTACTTTCGAGGCCTTGCTAACGCAAAGCATGGAAGATTTAG AATTTGCGAAAAATATACCGTTGAACATTCAACGTACACCTCACGTTTCACGAAGAC GCCCCGGTTCCAATAAATCGTCAACGTTACCACTATCGTACCGTTATTGCAATGAAAGACAAAATAGTAAGGATAGGGACGGTTACTACAGCGACCGTAATGAAATGATTAGGGAgaaaagagacagagaaattGATCGAGATCGTGGATATCTTAGTGATTATAATTCTAG ATGTACCAGCTGCGTTGGAGAGTCTGCACGTGCACAATGGTTTCGCCACTCTGATGGATGGCAGTCTGGTAGTTCGACACTTGGCTCTGGTGCTTCTAGTTCTATGAATCCAAGTTACGTGGGACATAAACGAGATTCTCCGTGGGATTCCCTACCATCGCTAAGACACGAGGGCAGCCTTAACGATAGCGGATATAAATCAAATCGAACTGATTCTTTAGAACAAAG AGGAACTTTTGATAGACAAGACAGCGTGAGATCGGATTATATGTCCGATCGGGATGGCAGATATGGAATTGTTCAACAAGCTTCACTGGAGAGCACAGACTCGAGAATTTGCTACTTGACGTCCTCAGAG ATGTCAGACGATGATAAAATGTCGCTAACTACTGCCGTTAGCGATGACGACGATGGTGAAAGTGTCATAAATTCTCCATATCGAGGAAAACAGACTGGTACCGCTGCAGCTTCGTTCAATTGCACGGGAGCAGTTCGAAAAGCTGG atttttaaGCGTGAAAAAGTGGTTGTTACGAAAGAAGCATCAAATCGAGCTGGCGAGGAAGAGGGGTTGGAAAGGTTATTGGGTTTGCTTAAAGGGAACTACCCTTCTCTTCTATCCTTGTGATTCGCAAGAAAGTAGAGCCATGGAGGCAGCACCAAAACACTTGATTATAGTCGATGGTGCAATAATGCAACCAATTCCGGAACATCCAAAACGGGATTACATATTTTGCTTGAGCACCGCATTCGGCGATGCTTATTTATTTCAG GCGCCATGTCAAGTGGAACTCGAAAACTGGGTGAACAGCATACATTCAGCATGTGCCGCTGCGTTTGCACGTCATCGTGGTAAAACCGGAACCCTTCATTTATTgcaagaagaaatatttcgctTAGAGAAAGCGATAGAATCG GATCATAAACTAAAACACATGGCAGATCTTCAGCAATCTGTTGTATCCGATGTAGAAACAAAACAGCAGATTAATAATCAAATTGTTCAATGGGAAGAAAATTTGGAGCGACTTCATTGCGAGCAATTTCGACTAAGATGCTATATGGCGAGTTTACAGAGTGGCGAATTACCAAACCCAAAG AGTTTATTGACGCACGTATCTCGTGCTACGAAGCaaacattaaacaaattagGAGTCTTTACCGTATCGTCGTTTCATGCTTTTATATGCGCACGAAGTCCTTCGTTGCTGAATAATCTACTAGCAGGACGAGGAGCTACCAAGAGAAGACCACCGTTACTATCGAGATCCAATAGTGGATCGAGTAGGAGATCCCTTCAAATATCGTCTAGAGATGATGAGAAAACCGTGAAGGTGTATGTGCCGGAAAATCAG ctGGTATCCGTCTTTGTGCGTGACGCTATGACAGTGGAGGAATTCCTTGCGAGTGCTTGCAACAGGAAAAACCTTAATCCGATGGAACATTTCGTTCGTGTAAAGAAACGACGCGACATGGAAGATCATAATTATTTCGTACCACATAGAACGGACATGATAGAAACTTAT tTGCACACTCATGAGATTGTTGAAGTTTGCGCGAAAATCTTATATCAAGTAGAGCTACAGAGGAATACTCTTGAACAAATGTGGGGCTTTTCGGTGGAAGCAGAATTAATTGAGAATTCTGATCGGCAGGATGAATTGTGTTGTTATGTTAGCAGGGTTGAAGATAAGAGCGTCGCAATGCAAAATG GAATCATTAAAGGAGATGAGATCATGGTAATTAACGGTGCAATAGTAAGCGATTTAGACATGATGTACTTGGAAAGTGTGTTGCAAGAAGAAGTTGGTCTATGTATGATGATGAGATCTTCACGAACTGAACCACCAGACCTTACAGGCATAATGAGAGTCACCGATGACATAATTGAGAGTTTGGTTTGTCCCCCACCACCTTCTGATCCACCGGTTATAAGCGAAGAAATGATTTCCGGTTTAATCGTTCCAGCCCCCGGATGGA GCAAAGAAAGTATCGCGCAGGAGTGTACGTCAGCAGCTCACATGGAAAATGGCAAACAAACATCTCGCACAAATTCATTCGAAATAGAAAACTTATTGAAAACCGCCGAACAAGTAACTGGTATCTGCCGATCACCTGGTGAAACAAGAAAATCTAGTCCCACTGGAAGTGTTGTTAGTTCTCATTCTCAAGCTATGACGCCGAGTCGGCAATTAAGCGATgctgagaaattgaaaaaagttaTTCTAGAATTAATTGAAACTGAACGTACTTATGTGAAG AACTTAAATAATTTGCTGGAGAACTACTTAGAACCCCTTAAACGCGAAACATTCTTATCGAATGCAGAGATAAACGCATTGTTTGGGAACATACAAGAGATTGTTACATTTCAACGacaatttctacaaaatcTTGATCATGCGATCGAGATGGAAGttgatttcaataatttcgaCCATCCTAGTCAATTTAAG gGTGTCCTGTTTTCTATTGGAAGTGCCTTCTTATATTACGTAAATCATTTCAAGTTGTACAGTTCGTTTTGTGCTAGCCACTCAAAAGCACAAAAGGTTTTACATCCAA atGAAGGAAACCAAGCTTTACAAGAGTTCCTGCAAGCGCGCAATCCAAGGCAGCAACACTCGTCGACTTTAGAATCATACTTGATAAAACCTATTCAACGAATACTGAAATATCCGTTGTTGTTACAACAGCTTCGAAACCTAACTGACGAACGAAGTGAAGAGCACCAGCACTTGATTG AAGCCTTAAAAGGAATGGAGAAAGTAGCAGAACACATCAATGAAATGCAAAGGATTCACGAAGAATACGGAGCTATCTTTGATCACTTGTTCAGGCAACATCAAAAGTCTTGCAAACAG CCGATCGACTTAAGTCCAGGAGATCTTTTATATTATGGAGGGGTCGAATGGCTCAATATTTCCGACTTTCTTGGTAAAATCAAGAAAGGGCTGGAACTGCACGCAATGTGTTTTGTGTTTAAGTCTGCTGTCGTATTCTTGTGTAAAGAAAGATTGAgacaaaagaagaaacttatg GGGGTATCCACCAAAGCGAATTCCAGTGAGGTAGAAATAATTCGCTATCAAGTATTAATTCCTGTAACGGAAGTACAAGTTAGAGCTAGTTCCGCCAAAGATATGGAATCTCATTTCCTGTGGGAATTGATCCACTTAAGAAGTCAATTACAGAGAAGATCGGAGAAAGTATACGTGCTTTCTAACAG CACAACAGAATTCAGAAATGCATTTTTGAGGACGATACGTCAAATTATTCGAGAATCGGTTCGAAATATGAGTATACCATCGACGAAACAGAACTTGAGCCAACCACCGATTACCATTTCACCACGAATGTCAACTGGACACGTTGAAAAGTTTGAGAAACAGTCGGCAAGCCAGGGACAAAATGGCAGTAACAGTAGCGCCGTAACTACCGGTACGCTATCGAAAAAAACGGTTAAATCGCAAATATTGCCAACTTCCcataacgtaaaacgaaaaTATAGCCAATCGAAGCAAACGGTAGAGCACGAAAGCTCCGAAGATAAAGATACCGAGGAGCCAGCAGGCGCAATCAATCAACAGCAAACAACATTTCGCTCCCGAAGCAAGACTATCAGCGATACATCCG GAGAGGTGAAAGTCGAGATGGATCCAGGAACAAAATCTGAAGGAGAAGAAGATTCGCAAGCTTTTTTAGGTGAGAAGAAGGCGAATTTGGGCCGCACACCGAATCATTTGACTTTGAGcaccacttcaacaatttcAGCAGGAAGTACGGGTAGTCAGGCGAGACTGATCCAATCTTCTCATCAACCGGAAAATTATCAGCCGATCGCAGTCAAGGAACTTG GTTCGCCGATTTGGAAACCACGGGAATTACCCTCGCTAGGAGAGTCTACGACGTTGCCACGTAAGGGTAAGTCGGCCAGCGAGTTTGGGGATATAAGCTCATCTCATAGCGCCTCCCGAAAGTCTCTGATAGAAATCAATAATTGTGCTCAACAATCTAACTGTAATAACCacgtttaa